A genomic stretch from Algoriphagus halophilus includes:
- a CDS encoding Crp/Fnr family transcriptional regulator, producing MNPILTIQDYNEPKSSTCSDFKIFRKGDLIFRQGALSEGFYLLKKGAVKLQQLLPNGSQTILRIVLPGDFFGDGAPNQETTNLTSAWVMEEDTLVQKLPVQNFSLSELNQELTCQLLELNKRMGIRHARFLVSEAEDRIKYSLYDLAIKKGRRFGDETLLKINLTHEEIAFLADTSRQMVSKTLSHLKRSGLINYSRNRFLFRNIQAFKPTTV from the coding sequence ATGAATCCTATACTGACTATCCAAGATTACAACGAACCAAAATCGAGTACATGTTCAGATTTTAAAATCTTTAGAAAGGGAGATCTCATTTTCCGTCAAGGAGCGCTTTCCGAAGGCTTTTATCTTCTTAAAAAAGGGGCTGTTAAACTTCAGCAACTACTTCCGAACGGATCTCAAACCATTCTGAGAATTGTTTTGCCTGGAGATTTTTTTGGAGATGGGGCCCCCAACCAAGAAACCACCAATCTCACTTCAGCCTGGGTCATGGAAGAAGACACTCTTGTTCAAAAATTACCTGTCCAAAATTTCTCTTTATCAGAATTAAACCAGGAACTCACTTGTCAGCTATTGGAGCTCAATAAACGAATGGGAATCCGCCACGCTAGGTTTCTAGTTTCAGAAGCCGAAGATCGTATCAAATACTCCTTATATGATTTAGCGATAAAAAAAGGAAGGAGATTCGGGGATGAAACCCTACTTAAGATCAATTTAACACATGAAGAGATCGCTTTTCTGGCAGACACCAGTAGACAAATGGTCTCCAAAACACTTTCCCATTTGAAAAGAAGCGGTTTGATCAACTACAGCAGAAATCGATTTTTATTTAGAAATATTCAAGCATTTAAACCCACAACAGTATGA
- a CDS encoding FecR family protein, with protein sequence MSKSEYRTEDFVLDPEFRKWVLANDLESKLYWEEFLRLNKNKVEEIEKARKIIINLSKKEFHLDEVQQDSLWNQINSKIDRQEAIKKETKVVSLDSWSAIQHHKEKLESKRREKLKMTLVFSAASVAVLSLILWFNFYQLQQEKAIPPVEYETIEALAGVKSSISLPDGTIVTLNSKSKVTYAKPFNGKVREIVLEGEAYFDVAKDTLRPFIVKTGPVSTQALGTEFNIQAYPESPISISLIEGAVLVFNEEVVGLSEKLIPGEGILASLDNKLWQKDRFDLETTLAWMNKTLIFKNTPFKETIHSLEKWYGVEFKITGKMPEDVYITGKFKDESLKNILEGISYSTKYSYSIEGKTVNLNLTQY encoded by the coding sequence ATGAGTAAATCAGAATACAGAACAGAAGATTTTGTTTTAGACCCTGAGTTTCGGAAATGGGTGTTGGCCAATGACCTGGAATCCAAACTCTACTGGGAGGAATTTTTAAGATTAAATAAAAACAAGGTCGAAGAAATTGAAAAAGCCAGAAAAATCATTATTAATCTTTCTAAAAAGGAATTCCATCTGGATGAAGTCCAGCAGGATTCACTTTGGAATCAAATAAATTCCAAGATTGACCGTCAGGAAGCAATAAAGAAAGAAACAAAGGTAGTGTCTTTGGATAGTTGGTCAGCCATTCAGCATCATAAAGAAAAATTGGAGTCCAAAAGGAGGGAAAAGTTAAAAATGACACTTGTTTTTTCCGCAGCATCTGTAGCAGTTCTTTCTCTAATTTTATGGTTTAATTTTTATCAGCTTCAACAAGAAAAAGCAATACCGCCTGTAGAATACGAGACAATTGAAGCACTTGCGGGAGTGAAATCCAGTATTTCATTACCCGACGGAACGATCGTGACTTTAAACTCCAAAAGTAAAGTAACCTACGCAAAACCATTTAATGGGAAGGTTAGAGAAATTGTCTTGGAAGGAGAAGCATATTTTGATGTTGCAAAAGATACCCTAAGACCCTTCATAGTCAAGACCGGTCCGGTAAGCACCCAAGCACTAGGGACAGAATTTAATATTCAAGCCTATCCTGAATCCCCCATTTCCATTTCATTGATAGAAGGCGCCGTATTAGTGTTCAACGAGGAAGTGGTAGGTTTAAGTGAAAAGTTAATTCCGGGAGAGGGGATTTTGGCGAGTCTTGACAACAAGTTATGGCAAAAGGACCGATTTGATCTGGAAACTACCTTGGCCTGGATGAATAAGACCCTGATTTTTAAGAACACACCTTTCAAGGAGACTATTCATTCTCTTGAAAAATGGTATGGGGTGGAATTCAAAATCACTGGAAAAATGCCTGAGGATGTTTATATCACTGGCAAGTTTAAAGATGAATCCTTAAAAAATATCCTTGAGGGAATTAGCTATTCGACCAAGTACAGCTATTCCATTGAGGGGAAAACTGTCAATTTAAATTTAACCCAATATTAA
- a CDS encoding HAMP domain-containing sensor histidine kinase translates to MKSLFWRISLSFALVLLIVGCSYVLITANTAQRYFQETTQRLNASVADYMIEEVNPFQDGQVNKEALGTIMHSMMAVNPGIEVYLLDPTGEILSFVVLDKLVKLKKVDINPVKEFISTKGEEFVMGDDPRNPGEKSVFSATAVYEEGKLLGYVYITLASEKYETIAASLLGSYWMQLTFESILITMVVALLIGLVLFGLLTRHLRKIVYTVEQFKDGNLHARVPKAKTDSELAVLGETFNHMADTILGNIEELEKVDSLRRELIANVSHDLRNPLAIINGYIETLQIKGESISSEEREKYLKIIGASTDKLSQLVSDLFDLSKLESGQMTLKLERMKIQELLYDSSLKYELLAQSKDIKIKTQICQNLPLVKADLYLMDRVIQNLLDNAVKYTPEKGEILIDACESEGGVSIKIRNSGSGIPQKDLDSIFDRYYMIDKERKGVEGSGLGLAIVKRILEVHGAEIEIASDSVSYTEFGFDLPAEA, encoded by the coding sequence ATGAAAAGTTTATTCTGGAGGATTTCATTAAGTTTTGCCCTCGTACTACTGATCGTAGGTTGTTCTTATGTGTTGATTACCGCGAATACTGCCCAACGGTATTTTCAAGAAACCACACAGCGGTTAAATGCTTCGGTTGCGGATTATATGATTGAGGAGGTGAATCCTTTTCAAGATGGTCAAGTGAATAAGGAGGCTTTGGGAACGATTATGCATTCTATGATGGCAGTAAATCCTGGAATTGAAGTATATCTACTGGATCCCACCGGTGAAATTCTATCATTTGTCGTGTTGGATAAGCTGGTAAAATTGAAAAAAGTGGATATAAACCCAGTGAAGGAATTCATTTCAACCAAAGGAGAGGAATTTGTGATGGGAGACGATCCAAGGAATCCAGGTGAAAAATCCGTGTTTTCAGCAACTGCAGTTTATGAGGAAGGGAAGCTGTTGGGTTATGTATACATTACATTGGCAAGTGAAAAATATGAGACAATTGCAGCAAGCTTATTGGGCAGTTATTGGATGCAATTGACGTTCGAGTCCATATTGATTACCATGGTAGTTGCCCTGTTGATTGGATTGGTATTATTTGGATTATTGACCAGACACTTGAGGAAAATTGTTTATACGGTGGAACAGTTCAAAGACGGGAATCTACATGCCCGTGTGCCAAAAGCTAAAACTGATTCAGAATTAGCTGTATTGGGAGAGACCTTTAATCATATGGCAGATACCATCTTGGGAAATATTGAAGAGTTGGAAAAAGTAGATAGTTTAAGGAGAGAACTGATTGCGAACGTATCTCATGATTTGAGGAATCCTTTGGCAATCATCAATGGGTACATTGAGACTTTACAGATTAAAGGAGAAAGCATTTCATCGGAAGAAAGAGAAAAATACCTGAAAATAATCGGAGCCTCTACCGATAAACTTTCTCAGTTGGTTTCTGATTTATTTGACTTGTCCAAACTAGAATCAGGCCAGATGACATTGAAATTGGAGCGGATGAAAATTCAGGAGCTATTATATGACTCTTCTTTAAAATATGAGCTACTCGCTCAGTCCAAGGATATCAAAATCAAAACCCAAATATGTCAAAACTTGCCGCTTGTCAAGGCAGACCTGTACTTGATGGATCGGGTGATTCAGAATTTGTTGGACAATGCCGTAAAATATACTCCAGAAAAAGGGGAGATTTTAATTGATGCCTGCGAGTCTGAGGGAGGAGTAAGTATCAAAATAAGAAATTCAGGTTCAGGAATTCCACAAAAAGACCTAGACTCGATTTTTGACCGGTATTACATGATTGATAAGGAGAGAAAAGGGGTTGAGGGCTCTGGATTGGGATTGGCCATCGTAAAAAGAATATTGGAAGTGCATGGAGCAGAAATAGAGATTGCCTCTGATTCTGTCTCCTACACTGAATTTGGTTTTGATCTTCCTGCAGAGGCCTAA
- a CDS encoding SusC/RagA family TonB-linked outer membrane protein, which produces MKKVILLHALAMSKRIFYIFLIQCLSMSLLFANNGNAQIKKIDEVQINLNLANLSIVQAFSTIESESGFNFVYTNKELKNIPVVSIQSNKSVYDVLVELSVQTGLQFKQVNNNIHVRKGNSSNLEKPVSIQEKVQETVSGVILDDTNSPLPGVSVIEKGTSNGVVTDLDGKFTLTVNSEESVLIFSFIGMQTIELPVGDRRTFNLTMTPDETSLDEVIVVGYGTVKKSDLTGSVGVVGSEELLKAPINNALQGLKGKVAGVNVFLNSGSPSSSPRVLIRGLGTINSSSQPLYVVDGVVMENIEFLNPNDIESMEVLKDASSTAIYGARGANGVIMVSTKRGAKTLGTSVGYDGFFSIGVLPKKLDVLNAEEFMEVLERGFANHSKYRPNSPIPAFTKNDPNLFDANGNPLYDTDWQEEATRTAISHNHQLSFQSKAEKSSFGAFLNYADMEGIMLNNYLKRINGKFAFDAQPKEWLSIGINLLANTTNENVFEESGGHQMPRRSMIEMPAIFPVQFPDGTYSNSSMVSDPYGLEAIPNPVHVLKTQDRLRKRTKLFGNFYTTFHILPGLDLRSQIGFDKNDYNEQIYSPTDLINISSPNGYAYLANNRSLYWQQENYLTYTKEFGDHSINAMAGLSWQKRTSEFFNVSARGFSDDTFTFNRIQAASQPGTPNSGYDEWSMNSYFLRGNYNFKDKYLVTFTGRVDGSSRFGDNNKYGVFPSVGVGYVLSNEPFMQGLANSIDELKIRSSFGVTGNTEIPTYQSLGTISAGTTLLNGTRAPISYVNRLPNPDLEWEKTNQFDVGFDLAVLNRALVFSFDYYYKITNDLLLDRPVPSSSGFAAVRDNIGSVSNRGVEVLVKAFPITTNDFSWESNLNFSYNKNRIEKLGENDEDIFPGPYWVSGSQTILRVGEPLSSFWGFERLGTWGTDEAAEAAEVGAIPGEAKRSAERKIIGNGLPKWTGSFINNFYYKNFDLTLDVQFVAGVDILQQFFHSTQDRTGFASGLSDVLYDAWTEDNQNTMVQQIRNGPYSGQNSEVDSQWVTDGSYIRGNLISLGYTFNDLIAKNKGFNKLRVYANVQNAFLIHSKDFKGYDPESSSWEGNQWGQNIFFFQYPRPRTFTVGLSLQF; this is translated from the coding sequence ATGAAAAAAGTCATACTCTTACATGCATTGGCTATGTCCAAAAGAATATTCTATATTTTCTTAATTCAATGCTTGTCTATGAGTCTGCTCTTCGCCAATAATGGCAATGCACAGATAAAAAAAATAGACGAAGTACAGATCAATTTAAACCTTGCCAATTTATCTATTGTGCAAGCGTTTTCAACTATTGAATCTGAATCCGGTTTCAACTTTGTTTACACCAATAAAGAGTTGAAAAATATACCGGTAGTTTCAATTCAATCTAATAAATCAGTTTATGATGTTCTTGTTGAATTATCTGTTCAAACTGGTTTGCAGTTCAAACAAGTAAATAATAACATCCATGTTAGGAAAGGAAATAGCTCTAATCTAGAGAAGCCAGTTTCCATTCAAGAAAAAGTTCAAGAAACGGTTTCTGGAGTTATCTTAGATGACACCAATTCTCCACTTCCTGGAGTATCTGTAATTGAAAAAGGGACATCCAATGGTGTCGTAACAGATTTAGATGGAAAATTCACACTTACGGTAAATTCCGAAGAGTCAGTATTGATTTTTAGTTTTATAGGCATGCAAACGATTGAGTTGCCTGTTGGAGATAGAAGAACCTTTAATCTTACGATGACTCCAGATGAAACATCTCTTGATGAAGTAATTGTGGTTGGTTATGGTACAGTTAAAAAATCAGATCTTACCGGTTCAGTGGGAGTAGTTGGAAGTGAGGAACTTCTAAAAGCTCCTATCAACAATGCTTTACAAGGCCTTAAAGGTAAAGTAGCTGGAGTTAATGTTTTCTTGAACTCTGGATCTCCTTCATCAAGCCCAAGAGTGTTAATTCGGGGTTTGGGTACCATTAATTCATCTTCTCAGCCGCTTTATGTGGTTGATGGGGTTGTGATGGAAAATATTGAGTTTCTAAATCCAAACGATATTGAAAGTATGGAGGTGCTTAAGGATGCATCTTCAACGGCAATTTATGGTGCAAGAGGAGCTAATGGTGTGATTATGGTTAGTACCAAAAGAGGAGCTAAAACCTTGGGCACTAGCGTGGGGTATGATGGTTTTTTTAGTATTGGCGTACTTCCGAAAAAATTAGACGTTCTGAATGCAGAAGAATTTATGGAAGTTTTGGAGCGTGGGTTTGCTAACCATAGCAAATACAGACCCAACTCACCAATTCCTGCATTTACCAAAAACGATCCCAATCTTTTTGATGCGAATGGTAACCCATTATACGATACAGATTGGCAAGAAGAAGCAACTAGAACTGCTATTTCACATAACCATCAATTATCCTTTCAATCAAAAGCTGAGAAATCATCTTTTGGAGCCTTTCTTAATTATGCAGATATGGAAGGGATTATGTTGAATAATTACCTAAAGCGGATCAATGGTAAATTTGCGTTTGACGCTCAACCTAAAGAATGGTTGTCTATAGGGATTAATTTATTGGCAAATACCACCAATGAAAATGTATTTGAGGAAAGCGGAGGCCATCAAATGCCAAGGAGATCCATGATCGAGATGCCAGCTATTTTTCCTGTACAATTTCCAGATGGGACTTATAGTAATTCCAGCATGGTGTCAGACCCATATGGTTTAGAGGCAATTCCAAACCCAGTTCATGTACTAAAAACTCAAGATAGGTTAAGAAAGAGAACCAAATTATTTGGGAACTTTTATACCACATTCCATATCCTTCCGGGTTTAGATCTACGTTCTCAAATTGGTTTTGATAAGAATGACTATAACGAGCAGATTTACAGCCCTACGGATTTAATCAATATTTCTTCTCCAAATGGTTATGCTTACTTAGCAAATAATAGAAGTTTATATTGGCAACAAGAAAACTACTTAACCTATACAAAGGAGTTTGGCGACCATTCAATCAATGCAATGGCTGGTTTGAGTTGGCAAAAAAGAACCTCTGAATTCTTTAATGTGAGTGCAAGAGGCTTTTCTGATGATACTTTCACCTTCAACAGAATCCAGGCTGCAAGTCAACCCGGTACTCCCAATTCAGGATATGATGAATGGAGCATGAACTCTTATTTCTTAAGAGGTAACTATAATTTCAAAGACAAGTACCTAGTAACTTTCACTGGTAGAGTAGATGGTTCTTCCCGATTTGGCGATAATAATAAATATGGTGTTTTCCCTTCTGTAGGGGTAGGTTACGTTCTTTCAAACGAGCCGTTTATGCAAGGCTTGGCAAATTCCATTGATGAATTAAAAATAAGATCTAGTTTCGGTGTAACAGGAAATACAGAGATTCCAACTTACCAATCCTTAGGAACTATTTCAGCTGGGACCACTTTGCTGAATGGAACAAGAGCTCCAATAAGTTATGTAAACCGACTTCCAAACCCAGATTTGGAATGGGAAAAAACAAATCAGTTTGATGTTGGCTTTGACTTGGCTGTCTTAAACAGAGCTTTGGTATTTAGTTTTGATTATTATTATAAGATTACCAATGACCTGTTGTTGGATAGACCAGTTCCATCATCTTCTGGTTTTGCAGCCGTAAGGGATAATATAGGATCTGTGTCAAACAGAGGTGTAGAGGTTTTGGTAAAAGCATTTCCAATCACAACCAATGATTTCAGCTGGGAGTCAAATCTAAATTTCTCCTACAATAAAAATAGAATTGAAAAACTTGGAGAAAATGATGAAGATATTTTCCCAGGTCCTTATTGGGTGTCAGGTTCTCAGACCATATTGAGAGTTGGCGAGCCTTTAAGTTCATTCTGGGGATTTGAAAGATTAGGTACTTGGGGTACTGATGAGGCAGCAGAGGCAGCAGAGGTAGGTGCTATTCCAGGTGAAGCCAAAAGAAGTGCTGAAAGAAAGATCATTGGAAACGGTCTTCCGAAATGGACCGGAAGCTTTATAAACAATTTTTATTATAAAAACTTTGATTTGACATTGGATGTGCAGTTTGTTGCAGGTGTAGATATTCTACAACAGTTCTTCCATTCAACACAGGACAGAACAGGTTTTGCCAGTGGGTTAAGCGATGTTTTATATGATGCTTGGACTGAGGATAATCAAAATACCATGGTTCAGCAAATTCGTAACGGACCTTATTCAGGTCAAAATAGTGAAGTGGATTCTCAATGGGTTACAGATGGATCTTACATCAGAGGTAATTTGATTTCTCTTGGTTATACCTTTAACGATTTAATTGCAAAGAATAAGGGATTCAATAAACTAAGAGTTTATGCAAATGTTCAAAATGCATTTTTGATTCACTCTAAGGATTTTAAAGGTTATGATCCTGAATCTTCATCATGGGAAGGGAATCAATGGGGACAGAATATATTCTTTTTCCAATACCCTAGACCAAGAACATTTACTGTTGGTTTAAGTCTTCAATTTTAA
- a CDS encoding RNA polymerase sigma factor produces MKSLASSQDTIDELNCWNKLKEGERPALEFIYRKHINDLFNFGCSLLPDPDQVRDFIQEIFIDLWKYHANLQSTDNVKLYLFKCLSNKIYSLAKDEAKRKAIFEGHLEQMDYVLDSPENQLIKMKRDEDLRAKLSNALVGLPMRQKEVINYLFFEQLSYEQTSKQMNINLKSVYTLAWKAISSLKKSF; encoded by the coding sequence ATGAAAAGTCTTGCATCTAGTCAAGATACAATTGATGAGTTGAATTGCTGGAATAAGTTGAAAGAAGGGGAAAGGCCCGCTTTGGAATTTATTTACAGAAAACACATCAATGATCTATTTAATTTTGGATGTTCCCTATTACCAGATCCTGATCAGGTGAGAGATTTTATTCAAGAGATCTTTATTGATCTTTGGAAATACCACGCCAATCTCCAAAGCACGGATAACGTAAAACTCTACCTTTTTAAATGCTTATCGAATAAGATTTATTCATTGGCAAAAGACGAAGCAAAACGCAAGGCAATCTTTGAGGGGCATTTAGAGCAGATGGATTATGTGTTAGATAGCCCAGAGAATCAGTTGATTAAGATGAAGAGGGATGAAGATTTAAGGGCTAAACTTTCTAATGCATTGGTTGGACTTCCCATGAGACAGAAAGAGGTAATTAATTACCTATTTTTTGAGCAGCTTAGTTATGAACAAACCTCCAAACAAATGAATATTAATTTAAAGTCGGTTTATACCCTTGCTTGGAAGGCTATTTCGAGTTTAAAAAAATCGTTTTGA
- a CDS encoding GIY-YIG nuclease family protein yields MEFKVYILFSTKLGKYYEGQTSDLTKRLERHNQGRERFTRTGTPWELIYSKPCVSRGKAMVLEKRFRGRISEDLSICELIL; encoded by the coding sequence ATGGAGTTTAAAGTCTATATCCTTTTTTCAACTAAGCTTGGTAAATACTATGAGGGTCAAACCTCGGACTTAACGAAGCGTTTGGAGCGTCATAATCAAGGGAGGGAGCGATTTACACGGACGGGTACTCCTTGGGAGTTAATTTACTCCAAACCCTGTGTCTCCAGAGGTAAAGCAATGGTCTTGGAGAAACGATTCAGAGGTAGAATTTCAGAAGACCTATCTATTTGTGAATTAATACTTTAG
- a CDS encoding response regulator transcription factor has translation MKQVLVVEDDPNISQLIQIHLLDLGCQIQICNHGRQGFELANTQSFDLIILDIMLPEMDGISICQRLRALDNFTPILMITAKSEEIDKVIGLESGADDYITKPFKIREFIARVKAIMRRQDQFALAAMKDTTTLKFDSLEIDEKKRKVMLDEKRMELTPKEFDLLVLMAKSPGRSYSRGELLELIWGYDFSGYEHTVNAHINRLRAKIEQDPNNPHFILTTWGVGYRFNDDL, from the coding sequence ATGAAACAAGTATTAGTAGTCGAGGACGATCCTAATATCAGCCAACTGATCCAAATTCACCTACTTGATTTGGGGTGTCAAATTCAAATCTGCAATCATGGTCGACAAGGTTTTGAACTGGCAAACACCCAATCTTTCGACTTAATAATTTTGGATATCATGTTGCCAGAAATGGATGGTATTTCTATTTGTCAGCGTTTGCGAGCCCTGGATAATTTTACTCCTATTTTAATGATTACGGCTAAATCTGAAGAGATTGATAAGGTGATTGGATTGGAGTCTGGCGCAGACGACTACATTACCAAGCCCTTTAAAATCCGGGAGTTTATAGCAAGAGTTAAGGCCATCATGAGAAGGCAGGATCAATTTGCCTTGGCTGCAATGAAAGACACGACCACCTTGAAATTTGATTCACTTGAAATCGATGAGAAAAAGAGGAAAGTCATGCTTGATGAAAAAAGAATGGAACTGACTCCGAAAGAGTTTGATCTCTTGGTGTTAATGGCCAAAAGCCCTGGACGAAGTTACAGTAGGGGAGAGTTGTTGGAATTGATTTGGGGATACGATTTTTCAGGATACGAACATACCGTGAATGCTCATATTAACAGGCTTCGTGCTAAAATTGAACAAGACCCCAATAACCCACATTTCATATTGACCACATGGGGTGTAGGATACCGTTTTAATGATGATTTATAA
- a CDS encoding Pycsar system effector family protein translates to MKKFESWMREMFANRQMPEVCYHNLDHTLLIVEKVNEIGKYYQLSDQDLEDLFYAGWLHDVGYWDGVAEGHEQQGADLAQNCLTELGLPDERVQRIKSAILATKVPQKPKDLFESIICDSDLYHLSSDLFYEQTLLLRKEKESALGKKIPLEEWLKGTRDFMESHHYHSEYAINHFQPGKEKNKLILEEKIEDAELLAKKKGKKKGKNKKSDRGVETMFRVTSKNHMELSSIADNKANIMISVNSIIISIVVTVLIRKLEEFPNYTIPAILLISTCLGAMVFAILATRPKVTHGSVSEESIGKKESNLLYFGNFYEMSLQEYTSGMHAMIEDGSFLYDSMIRDIYFLGKVLAVKYKLLRKSYNIFMFGFIISILSFLIASIFFEPLQY, encoded by the coding sequence TTGAAAAAATTCGAATCCTGGATGCGGGAAATGTTTGCTAACCGTCAAATGCCTGAGGTTTGCTATCATAACCTAGACCACACCTTATTAATAGTAGAAAAAGTAAATGAGATTGGGAAGTACTATCAACTTTCTGATCAGGACCTAGAAGATCTATTTTATGCTGGCTGGTTACATGATGTTGGCTACTGGGATGGAGTGGCTGAGGGGCATGAACAGCAAGGGGCAGATCTTGCCCAGAATTGCCTGACTGAGTTAGGTCTTCCTGATGAAAGAGTCCAGCGGATTAAATCAGCCATTTTAGCCACTAAAGTTCCCCAAAAGCCCAAAGATTTATTTGAATCGATCATATGTGATTCAGATTTATACCATTTGAGTTCAGATTTATTTTATGAGCAGACACTTTTATTGAGAAAGGAAAAAGAAAGTGCATTGGGGAAGAAAATCCCTTTGGAAGAATGGCTAAAAGGCACTCGGGATTTTATGGAGTCCCATCATTATCATTCTGAGTATGCTATTAACCATTTTCAACCAGGTAAGGAAAAAAACAAATTGATATTGGAAGAGAAAATAGAAGACGCTGAGTTGCTCGCAAAAAAAAAGGGGAAGAAAAAAGGAAAGAATAAAAAATCAGACCGTGGAGTAGAGACCATGTTTCGTGTCACTTCCAAAAATCACATGGAACTTTCATCCATTGCCGATAACAAGGCCAACATCATGATCTCGGTCAATTCGATCATCATTTCCATCGTTGTCACGGTTTTAATCCGAAAACTAGAGGAATTTCCTAACTATACCATTCCAGCCATTTTGTTGATTTCTACCTGTTTGGGAGCAATGGTGTTTGCCATTTTGGCTACCAGGCCAAAAGTTACCCATGGGAGCGTTTCAGAAGAGAGTATCGGAAAAAAAGAAAGCAACCTGCTGTACTTTGGGAATTTCTATGAAATGAGTCTTCAGGAGTATACGTCGGGGATGCATGCAATGATTGAGGATGGATCTTTCTTATATGATTCCATGATTAGAGACATCTATTTTTTAGGGAAAGTGCTGGCCGTGAAATATAAATTGCTTAGAAAAAGCTATAATATTTTCATGTTTGGATTTATCATCTCAATCCTTTCTTTTTTAATCGCCTCTATCTTTTTTGAGCCTTTGCAATATTAG
- a CDS encoding DM13 domain-containing protein, producing the protein MKKIMILFYFTFLGLVACSDDPEPTIIDPTLPQGSFNVLRMGDFMDQNGAGSTGSASLGVDSEGHQFLQFGSSFNTALATGTVTVFLSTSDTFMADPGNGNPDLLAMGVVRNAGTNYFLIPSGVSTDKYTHVILWCGSVGIPFGNAPLN; encoded by the coding sequence ATGAAAAAAATCATGATCCTTTTTTACTTCACTTTTCTGGGCCTAGTCGCTTGTTCAGACGATCCTGAGCCTACTATCATTGACCCGACTTTACCCCAAGGCTCCTTTAATGTCCTAAGGATGGGGGATTTTATGGATCAAAACGGTGCTGGATCAACTGGATCTGCCTCCCTTGGCGTAGACTCAGAAGGCCATCAATTCCTTCAATTCGGAAGTAGTTTCAATACTGCTTTAGCAACAGGAACTGTTACCGTATTTCTTTCTACCTCGGATACATTTATGGCAGATCCTGGAAATGGAAATCCTGATTTATTGGCGATGGGAGTAGTCAGAAATGCAGGAACTAATTACTTCTTGATCCCCTCTGGAGTCTCCACAGATAAGTACACCCATGTTATTCTATGGTGTGGATCAGTTGGAATTCCTTTTGGTAATGCTCCGCTTAATTAA
- a CDS encoding SdiA-regulated domain-containing protein, with amino-acid sequence MNQISNISIFCFLLLSQCYAQDKRADYYSFPSHYSLENVEKFNLSNDLEEISGLEWINEQTLWAIEDESSVIFELNPNTGKITDKQKFAKNKDIEDLMILENDAWVLQSNGNLYQVEEPLTEYSNTTLHKFPIQEKRDFEALIKSPDGPLIWIFCKVCSWDKNSNKSSVFAFNLELMSFEEEANFILKNEQLEPLLKEDDFKKVKMQPSAIAFHPIEKNYYLLSSSDHWLMVLDQEFNPIGFHHLNPALFKQPEGITFSKDGTLFISNEARDGRPNILIFPYQP; translated from the coding sequence ATGAACCAAATATCTAATATATCCATTTTTTGCTTTCTGCTTTTAAGTCAATGTTATGCACAGGATAAGCGGGCAGATTATTACAGTTTCCCCTCCCATTACTCTTTGGAAAATGTGGAAAAATTCAATCTCTCCAATGATCTGGAAGAAATCTCTGGGTTGGAATGGATCAATGAACAAACTCTTTGGGCGATTGAAGACGAGTCTTCTGTCATTTTTGAACTAAACCCGAACACGGGCAAAATCACGGATAAACAAAAGTTTGCCAAAAACAAGGACATTGAAGATCTCATGATCCTAGAAAATGATGCCTGGGTCCTTCAAAGTAATGGAAACCTCTACCAAGTGGAAGAACCATTAACCGAATATAGTAACACGACTCTCCATAAATTCCCCATACAAGAGAAACGAGATTTTGAGGCATTGATCAAATCTCCGGACGGACCTCTCATTTGGATTTTTTGCAAAGTCTGTAGCTGGGATAAAAACTCCAATAAATCCTCAGTTTTTGCTTTCAATTTAGAATTGATGAGTTTTGAAGAGGAGGCCAATTTTATTCTTAAGAATGAGCAATTGGAACCATTATTAAAGGAAGATGATTTTAAGAAAGTCAAAATGCAACCATCTGCTATTGCTTTCCATCCCATCGAAAAAAATTACTATCTCTTATCGTCAAGTGACCACTGGCTTATGGTATTAGATCAAGAATTTAACCCTATTGGCTTTCATCATTTAAACCCGGCTCTTTTCAAGCAACCGGAAGGGATTACTTTTTCCAAAGACGGGACACTCTTCATTTCGAATGAAGCCCGGGATGGCCGACCCAATATTCTTATATTCCCATATCAGCCATGA